Below is a window of Nocardia asteroides DNA.
TCCCGTTGTTCCCCACTGTTTCGCCCGCGTTCACCGCGCCGCGAGCACGCGTTCGCGCCGACGAGCTCGCACCGCGGCGGGTCCGGCGAACCTGCCGCCCGCGGGGTTTCGTCGCCGTACGCGCGACATTCCGGCCGATCCGCGTGGCCGCGACCGGCCCAGCAAACTTGCCGTAGCCCGAACACACCCGGCCTTTCCTCCCCCACCCCGGCGCCGCCGCTGCGTACCATCGGCCTCATGCGTAACGCTCTCGTGTTCGGACTGGTCGCCGCCGCGGCGCTGACGCTGCCCGGCTGCGGCACCGACGACACGCCGGCCGCCTCGCCACCGCCGACGACGAGCACCACCAGCACCTTCGCCGACGCCACCGGCGAGGCGCCCACCGACAGCTCGCCCAAGTCGGCCGAGGCGTCCGCCGGTGCCGCGCTCACCGTCACCGATATCCGGATCGGCCGTCAGCCCGGTTTCGACCGGGTGGTCTTCGCGCTCGCGGGGACCGGCACGCCCGGCTGGCAGGTCGACTACACCGACCGCGCGGTCCAGGACGGCAGCGGCAAGACCGTCGACGTGGCGGGCGACTCGATTCTCGAGGTCCGCATCCTGGGCTCGGCCTACCCGTTCGACTCGCCGGTGCCCGCCTATTCGGGCCCCGACCCCGCGACCGACCCGAGTGCGCCGGGCATCGCCGGCGTCTACAAGACCCTGGTCTTCGAGGGCACCACCCAGTCGTTCATCGGGGTCGAGGCCGACCGGCCGCCGTTCACGGTGACCGCCCTGACCAACCCGCCCCGGCTGGTCGTCGACATCGCCGTCCAGTAGCTACCCCTACCGTGTGCGGGTATTTCCACCGACCGGATCGCGCTGGTTAGACTGGGCACCGTGATCGCTCGGCATCCGCTCCTGCGCGCACCCGGCCTGGCCAGGGTGCTCGCCTTGCTGATGCTGCTGGCCGGGATCGTGGCCATGCACTCGGCGGTCTTCGCCGGACCGGGCCATGCCGCCGAGGCGGATCACGCCGCGCACGGGCCCACCGAACCAGCGCGGACCGGCCACCTCGCGGCGGCCGAGCCCGCACCCACCGCAACCCACTCGCGCGCGGCCGGCACCCACGCGGCCGCGCCCCGTCACGACGCCGCCCCTGCCCTCCCCGTGCTCGCCGCCGCCTCCCCCGCCGCCGCGACGACGCCACTCGCCCCCGATCAGCGCGACACCGGCTGCGGCGCGGCCGGCTGCGACGAGCACTCGGCGGTGCATTCCTGCGTCTTCGTCCTCGTCGCGCTGGTACTCGCGGCGACGCTCGTGCTGCTCTACCGGCTGACCGATGTCGAGGCCGCGGCCGCGCGCGCCGTCCGCACCTGGCGGGGCAGGCGGGAGCGGCCGCCGCCGTGGACCGTCCTCACCCTGGCTCAACTGGCGATTCTGCGGATCTGACAGGTCAGCCCGCCACCGGCGTGTCCGGCGGCGGTTCCCGTCCCGCGTTCCCACGAATCCCCAGGAGGATCCCCATGTTCATCAGCCGTACCCGCGCCACCGTCCTCGCCGTCACCGCCGCGAGCGCCCTGCTGCTCGCCGCGGGCTGTAGCGACGACAACGACGCGACCACCCACGACGCCCACTCCGCGACCAGCTCGGCGAGCGCGACCGGCGCCACGGCCGCGGCTCGCACCGATTTCAACGACGCCGACGTCACCTTCCTGCAGATGATGTACCCGCACCACGCGCAGGCGGTCGAGATGGCGAAGATGGTGCCGAGCCACACCCAGAACCAGCAGCTGATCGCGCTGGCCGCGCAGGTGGAGCAGGCCCAGGCGCCGGAGATGCAGCAGATCACCACCCTGCTGACCAGTTTCGGCAAGCCCGCACCGAGCGCGGGCGCCGGGCACGAGGGCCACTCGATGCCGGGCATGATGACCGACGCGCAGATGAGCGCGCTGCAGGCGGCCCAGGGCGCCGAGTTCGACAAGCAGTGGGTGGAGATGATGATCGAGCACCACCTGGGCGCGGTCGACATGGCCCGCACCGAGCTCGCGAACGGCGTCAATCCGGAGTCCAGGCAGCTCGCCACGGCCATCGTGGCCGCTCAGGAGGCCGAAATCGCCACCATGCGTGGCATGCTCGGCCAGCGCTGACCGGGTACCGGCGCCGGGCCGCGTGGTCCGGCGCCGGGACCGGCCCGACGTCTCGGTTGGTCATCGA
It encodes the following:
- a CDS encoding AMIN-like domain-containing (lipo)protein; amino-acid sequence: MRNALVFGLVAAAALTLPGCGTDDTPAASPPPTTSTTSTFADATGEAPTDSSPKSAEASAGAALTVTDIRIGRQPGFDRVVFALAGTGTPGWQVDYTDRAVQDGSGKTVDVAGDSILEVRILGSAYPFDSPVPAYSGPDPATDPSAPGIAGVYKTLVFEGTTQSFIGVEADRPPFTVTALTNPPRLVVDIAVQ
- a CDS encoding DUF305 domain-containing protein, with amino-acid sequence MFISRTRATVLAVTAASALLLAAGCSDDNDATTHDAHSATSSASATGATAAARTDFNDADVTFLQMMYPHHAQAVEMAKMVPSHTQNQQLIALAAQVEQAQAPEMQQITTLLTSFGKPAPSAGAGHEGHSMPGMMTDAQMSALQAAQGAEFDKQWVEMMIEHHLGAVDMARTELANGVNPESRQLATAIVAAQEAEIATMRGMLGQR